One stretch of Prinia subflava isolate CZ2003 ecotype Zambia chromosome 7, Cam_Psub_1.2, whole genome shotgun sequence DNA includes these proteins:
- the LOC134552502 gene encoding homeobox protein HMX1-like, translated as MVQLGAGRRAPPAAPPAFSIDSILQPGPRRPGAERGRARCALPEEEEEEGEGPEERDPSKGSSDSGSESRRLRAGGTSRGLRPEGGDAGSPLPTEGIRGPRQPPPREAGGCGAENGRSSAAGGRKKTRTIFSKSQVFQLESTFDVKRYLSSSERAGLAAALHLTETQVKIWFQNRRNKLKRQMSSEPEGPGPGPAEPPGEPQPPTAASALSFPSLYKDSPLLSRCLLPLPFPLLCPGSAIPYLCLPGPGKHFSLVDGDV; from the exons ATGGTGCAGCTCGGGGCCGGCCGCCGAGCCcccccggccgcgccgccggcTTTCAGCATCGACAGCATCCTGCAGCCCGGCCCTCGCCGTccgggcgcggagcggggcagAGCCCGCTGCGCGCTGcccgaggaggaggaagaggagggagaggggccTGAGGAGCGCGATCCCAGTAAAGGCTCCAGCGATTCGG GCAGCGAGTCCCGCCGGCTGCGGGCAGGAGGGACGAGCCGCGGCCTCCGCCCCGAGGGCGGCGATGCGGGGTCCCCGCTCCCCACGGAGGGGATTCGCGGTCCCCGGCAGCCGCCGCCGCGAGAGGCGGGGGGCTGCGGCGCGGAGAACGGCAGATCGTcggctgcaggaggcaggaagaAGACGCGGACCATCTTCTCCAAGAGCCAGGTGTTCCAGCTGGAGTCCACCTTCGATGTGAAGCGCTACCTGAGCAGCTCCGAGCGGGCCGGGCTGGCCGCCGCGCTGCACCTCACCGAGACCCAGGTGAAGATCTGGTTCCAGAACCGGCGCAACAAGCTCAAGAGACAAATGTCATCCGAGCCCGAAGGCCCGGGGCCCGGGCCGGCCGAGCCCCCCGGGGAGCCGCAGCCCCCCACTGCCGCCTCGGCTCTCTCCTTCCCGTCCCTCTACAAGGACAGCCCCCTGCTCAGTCGCTGCTTGCTGCCGCTGCCtttccccctgctctgcccgGGCAGCGCCATCCCCTACCTCTGCCTCCCCGGGCCGGGCAAACACTTCAGCCTGGTGGACGGGGACGTATAG